Proteins found in one Sardina pilchardus chromosome 11, fSarPil1.1, whole genome shotgun sequence genomic segment:
- the LOC134096158 gene encoding uncharacterized protein K02A2.6-like, with protein MLSNAGKVFQEGIGTLKHMKAQIVLEDEAVPKFHKARQVPYALRPKVENELHKLENEGILSKVDWSEWATPIVPVVKGNGSVRICGDFKVTINPVLKAEQYPLPRIDDIFAALGQGKRFSKIDLAQAYLQMEMDESSKKYLTINTTKGLYQYNRLVFGIASAPAIWQKAMEQVLQGIPNTQCYLDDIVITGINDDDHLANLEKVLKRLEDFGLRANKAKCEFFQDTIEYCGHKIDKDGLHKCKDKIDAVLQAPPPQNVTQLRSFLGLVNYYRKFLPNLSAVLHPMNCLLQSGTKWHWSKDCENAFKQAKQLVTSDNVLTHYDPQLPLKLACDASPYGIGAVLSHRVADGTERPIAFASRSLNAAERNFAQIDREALSLVWGVKKFNQYLYGKHFTLLTDHKPLVSIFNPTKGVPAMAAARLQRWALFLGAHTYSIEYKGTLQHGNADGLSRLPLQPPPPENTKELVNMFHMAQVDPLPVTSEEIRLETGNDPILSRVYDLTLKGWPNKGDSSLPSYSSRREQLTVNQGCILWGARVIVPPKLRSRVLTVLHEGHLGVVKMKCLARSFVWWPGIDQQLETMAKTCSGCQQTQKSPSTAPLHVWEWPSKPWQRVHIDYAGPFLDRMYLVVVDAHSKWPEVFCTKTATSAKTVDLLRALFSRTGLPHQIVSDNGTPFTSEEFQCFVRKNGIQHTTVVPYHPASNGQAERFIQTFKQSIKAMDKDSGSLQHKMANFLLAYRNSTHATTGQTPAMLFLGRTLRSRLDLLKPNLHQHVQRKQSKSALRSNMRPLRTFRVGQRVLARDYRNNTQKWQSGTITSQTGPLTYTVDIGHDMVWRRHVDQLLDAAGPTTMDADPTSCSDGPELNDPEPDTADISGNTEDGSGTDTPVVQCPTASVTPVPVRRYPERIRRPPEKLSTLRLRTCD; from the coding sequence ATGCTCTCAAATGCAGGAAAAGTCTTCCAGGAGGGGATTGGAACGTTGAAGCACATGAAAGCACAGATTGTGTTGGAAGATGAGGCAGTCCCCAAATTTCATAAAGCTCGACAGGTACCGTATGCCCTTCGTCCGAAAGTCGAGAATGAGCTCCACAAACTGGAAAACGAGGGCATATTATCCAAAGTTGACTGGTCTGAATGGGCGACGCCTATAGTTCCAGTAGTGAAAGGAAATGGCTCGGTACGTATCTGTGGGGATTTTAAAGTAACCATCAATCCAGTCCTGAAAGCTGAACAATACCCCTTACCGCGTATTGATGACATATTTGCAGCACTGGGCCAGGGTAAGCGGTTCTCAAAGATTGATCTTGCACAGGCGTACTTACAGATGGAGATGGACGAGTCTTCTAAAAAGTACCTGACGATCAACACCACAAAAGGTCTCTATCAGTACAACCGCCTGGTCTTCGGCATTGCCTCAGCTCCAGCAATATGGCAGAAGGCCATGGAACAAGTTCTGCAAGGCATACCAAATACACAGTGCTATTTGGACGACATTGTTATTACCGGAATCAATGATGACGACCATCTTGCAAACCTGGAAAAAGTACTCAAGAGATTGGAAGATTTTGGATTACGGGCCAACAAAGCCAAGTGTGAGTTTTTCCAGGATACCATTGAATACTGTGGTCACAAAATTGACAAAGATGGACTACACAAATGCAAAGACAAAATTGATGCTGTCTTACAGGCACCGCCACCACAGAATGTTACTCAATTGCGATCATTCTTAGGCTTGGTCAATTATTACCGTAAATTTCTGCCTAATCTCTCAGCAGTGCTACACCCAATGAACTGTCTACTCCAAAGTGGGACTAAATGGCACTGGTCTAAAGATTGTGAAAATGCCTTCAAGCAAGCGAAGCAGCTAGTCACGTCAGACAATGTGCTAACACATTATGACCCCCAGTTGCCACTGAAACTTGCTTGCGATGCTTCCCCATACGGGATTGGAGCAGTGCTATCACACAGGGTTGCTGATGGAACAGAGCGACCAATAGCATTTGCCTCGAGATCTTTGAATGCAGCAGAACGCAACTTTGCGCAAATTGATCGAGAAGCTCTTAGTTTGGTCTGGGGAGTGAAGAAGTTCAATCAGTACTTGTACGGAAAACACTTCACGCTTCTTACAGATCATAAACCGCTAGTGTCAATTTTCAACCCAACTAAGGGGGTTCCAGCAATGGCTGCTGCACGTCTACAACGGTGGGCTTTGTTTTTGGGTGCTCACACCTACAGCATTGAATATAAAGGCACTCTTCAGCATGGGAATGCTGACGGACTTTCCCGGCTGCCGCTACAACCGCCACCGCCGGAAAACACCAAAGAACTCGTGAACATGTTCCATATGGCACAAGTGGATCCGTTACCAGTCACCAGTGAGGAAATCAGGCTTGAGACAGGCAACGACCCTATCTTGTCCAGAGTATATGACCTAACTCTGAAAGGTTGGCCAAACAAGGGTGATTCATCATTGCCAAGCTATTCCAGCCGACGTGAACAACTTACAGTGAACCAGGGATGCATCTTGTGGGGAGCGAGGGTGATTGTACCGCCGAAGCTGCGTTCCAGGGTTCTGACTGTACTGCACGAAGGACACTTAGGCGTGGTGAAGATGAAGTGTCTGGCCCGAAGCTTTGTATGGTGGCCTGGAATTGATCAGCAGCTGGAAACAATGGCCAAGACATGTAGCGGGTGTCAACAGACTCAGAAGTCACCATCAACAGCACCATTACATGTGTGGGAATGGCCTTCGAAGCCGTGGCAACGGGTGCATATTGATTACGCAGGACCCTTCCTTGACCGCATGTACTTGGTTGTGGTTGATGCTCACTCAAAGTGGCCTGAGGTTTTCTGCACAAAGACCGCAACCTCGGCAAAGACTGTTGACCTCTTAAGAGCCTTGTTTTCACGCACAGGTCTACCACATCAAATCGTAAGTGATAACGGAACACCTTTCACTTCCGAAGAGTTCCAGTGCTTTGTTAGGAAGAATGGCATACAACACACCACCGTTGTGCCATATCACCCAGCCTCAAACGGACAAGCGGAACGCTTTATCCAGACTTTCAAGCAGTCCATTAAGGCCATGGACAAAGACAGTGGGTCACTACAGCACAAGATGGCAAACTTCCTGTTGGCTTATCGTAACAGTACACATGCCACAACTGGACAGACTCCAGCCATGCTCTTTCTAGGACGAACACTGAGGTCACGATTGGACTTATTGAAGCCCAACCTACACCAGCATGTGCAGCGGAAACAGTCTAAGTCTGCCCTACGCTCAAACATGCGACCTCTGCGCACCTTCCGTGTTGGACAGCGTGTACTAGCCAGAGACTATCGGAACAATACACAGAAATGGCAGTCAGGCACCATTACATCACAGACTGGACCATTAACATACACAGTCGACATCGGCCATGACATGGTATGGCGTAGACACGTGGATCAACTGTTGGATGCAGCTGGGCCGACAACAATGGAcgcagaccctacatcttgctCTGATGGCCCTGAGTTGAATGATCCAGAACCAGACACCGCCGACATCTCTGGAAACACTGAAGATGGCTCTGGGACTGATACACCTGTTGTTCAATGCCCTACTGCAAGTGTCACCCCAGTACCTGTGAGGCGTTACCCAGAGAGAATCCGTAGACCACCTGAGAAACTCTCAACCCTCCGACTGAGGACATGTGATTAG